A single Nomia melanderi isolate GNS246 chromosome 13, iyNomMela1, whole genome shotgun sequence DNA region contains:
- the Mms19 gene encoding MMS19 nucleotide excision repair protein isoform X1 yields MASLASTVSRERFLNAFEKNETLNITCQEIASEIQSGHAKLYAVVEELGPFITDKDVNTREKGINALSSILSHLPKEYLNENELSFVTSFYCDRLKDHHSIIPSALKGILAIVQMKHLPRDSPERLFRVFFDNVQCQSQLVSDRRNIYLIFTTLLQNRIEDLKAMGPDFVYGVITCIDGERDPRNLMLLFSILPQFIQEFSLGHLTEEMFEVIACYFPVDFNPSGSEEVGITRDDLAEKLAPCLCAIPQFAEFCIPLITDKLFSNLKVAKLDSMNLLCKGIQTFGIKGIESHLTELWSALRKDIMPGVDLELKNASFKTVTAIIELISSNTKLCESFIDSIITDMKSSLYDVQLSMFRPAVKILECVATVNKESCVHVLKVIVPLCLGQYSVKTSIPDKIILIETLNGFIKISSEHGFHINSVPELSWTDIKQLYLNELSIQHKELQSWLLVGLTMQKLYLSKTHRNSLYEKLCSLIETTCNEMRTICHATFLAFASLYPEEISDVIREKFRLEIGEEAIEVQIRKLEVLAAVAKTYKLGIEVLPYIVSQMNAINPEISFTALTCLQRLVATKTIDYDIQHYLHNECSIIEKLTAINMSPVDWRLDLILNICRLIVRSLTFEEQESIVNKYSDILSKSISETDAVLIMNIFIPLRQNVNFTLGPDLLDNLCNLALSNTHSNVRSTTCKFIAVVLNKMNDHSECYQRVLLYFKEKIDISLQSNTNIDVKQAAVLLQIWLTKAVITKGSCDVEIFLNKLMNLFKHDQVGQQVAQEYKTLTSKQEDTLVQENFCTIRIFYKQRVFEHLIKNNHEFEDSSRQRYLTALVHLLEEVPVELLFMHLTKLVPLLIESLSLDNEQLIYSTLITLKVLLEAKHVIFSDKAQCFIPKFLKLTTYKAMRVRIAALECLTNYCNYPTILLNIYKQDVLEKLASSLDDRKRLVRKAAAKARTQWFLVGAPGGIQD; encoded by the exons ATGGCTTCACTCGCAAGCACTGTTTCTAGAGAAAGATTTCTTAACGCTTTTGAAAAGAACGAAACACTGAATATAACATGCCAAGAGATCGCCTCAG AAATACAATCTGGACATGCAAAGCTTTACGCAGTTGTGGAAGAGCTTGGACCTTTTATTACAGACAAAGATGTTAATACACGAGAAAAGGGCATTAATGCTCTCTCATCTATTTTATCCCATTTACCCaaagaatatttgaatgaaaatgaattaagtTTTGTAACATCATTTTACTGTGATAGACTTAAAGATCATCATAGCATTATACCGTCAGCATTGAAAGGAATATTGGCAATT gttcaaatgaaacatttgcCTCGGGATTCACCCGAGCGTTTGTTCAGAGTTTTCTTTGACAATGTTCAATGTCAATCTCAGCTAGTGTCTGACCGTCGcaacatatatttaatatttacaacattACTACAGAATAGAATAGAAGACTTAAAAGCTATGGGACCAGACTTTGTTTATGGAGTTATTACCTGTATTGATGGAGAAAGAGACCCTAGAAATCTCATGCTATTATTCAGCATACTTCCACAGTTTATACAAGAATTTTCATTAGGTCACTTAACTGAAGAAATGTTTGAAGTCATTGCATGTTATTTTCCAGTTGACTTTAATCCT TCTGGATCAGAGGAGGTAGGAATAACACGCGATGATTTGGCAGAGAAATTGGCACCGTGTCTCTGTGCTATACCACAATTCGCTGAATTTTGTATACCGCTTATAACcgacaaattattttcaaatcttAAAGTTGCCAAATTAGACTCTATGAATTTGTTATGCAAAGGCATACAGACCTTTGGCATAAAAGGCATTGAATCACATTTAACAGAATTATGGTCTGCTTTGAGAAAAGACATTATGCCTGGTGTAGACTTAGAACTGAAAAATGCAAGTTTTAAAACAGTTACAGCTATCATTGAACTTATATCAAGTAATACTAAGCTTTGTGAAAGTTTCATTGATAGTATAATCACAGATATGAAGTCTTCTTTGTATGACGTACAACTGAGTATGTTTAGACCAGCTGTTAAAATATTAGAGTGTGTTGCAACAGTTAATAAGGAATCATGTGTACATGTGTTAAAAGTGATAGTACCACTATGTCTTGGTCAATATTCTGTCAAGACTTCAATAccagataaaattattttaattgaaacattgaatgGCTTCATAAAAATCAGTTCTGAACATGGATTTCATATCAACA GTGTTCCAGAGTTATCCTGGACAGATATAAAACAACTATACCTCAACGAACTATCAATACAGCATAAAGAATTACAGTCATGGCTACTAGTTGGTTTAACAATGCagaaattgtatttaagcaaaaCACATCGAAATTCCCTTTATGAGAAACTTTGCAGCCTGATCGAAACAACTTGTAATGAAATGAGAACAATTTGTCACGCGACTTTTCTAGCTTTTGCGTCGTTATACCCTGAGGAAATATCAGATGTAATAAGAGAAAAGTTTAGATTAGAAATTG GTGAAGAAGCCATAGAAGTACAAATTCGTAAGCTAGAAGTTTTAGCAGCTGTCGCTAAAACATACAAATTAGGTATTGAAGTACTTCCATACATTGTATCCCAGATGAATGCTATTAATCCTGAAATAAGCTTTACAGCTTTGACTTGTCTTCAGAGACTAGTTGCTACGAAAACTATTGATTATGATATTCAACATTACCTTCATAATGAATGCAgtatcattgaaaaattaacCGCTATTAATATGAGTCCTGTGGATTGGAGATTGGAtctgattttaaatatttgccgATTAATTGTACGAAGCCTTACGTTCGAAGAGCAAGAAAGCATTGTCAACAAATATTCTGATATTTTAAGCAAGAGCATTTCAGAAACTGATGCTGTTTTAATCATGAATATCTTCATTCCATTAAGGCAGAATGTGAATTTCACATTGGGTCCAGATTTGTTagataatttatgtaatttagctCTGAGCAACACTCATTCCAATGTAAGATCTACAACGTGTAAATTCATAGCTGTTGTTCTAAACAAAATGAACGATCATAGTGAATGCTATCAACGTGTGTTGTTATATTTTAAAGAGAAGATAGATATTAGTCTACAGTCAAATACTAATATCGATGTGAAACAAGCGGCAGTTCTTTTACAAATATGGTTAACGAAAGCTGTAATCACAAAAGGTTCCTgtgatgttgaaatatttttgaacaaa CTTATGAATCTTTTCAAACATGATCAAGTAGGTCAACAAGTGGCCcaagaatataaaactctaaCAAGTAAGCAGGAAGATACTTTAGTACAAGAAAATTTTTGTACCATCAGAATCTTTTATAAACAAAGAGTATTTgagcatttaattaaaaacaatcatGAGTTTGAAGACTCGTCAAGACAGAGATACCTAACTGCTTTAGTACACTTATTAGAGGAAGTGCCTGTGGAACTTCTATTTATGCATTTAACAAAG tTGGTACCACTTTTAATAGAATCCTTATCTCTTGACAATGAACAGTTAATCTATTCGACGTTAATAACGTTAAAAGTTTTACTGGAGGCTAAACATGTTATTTTCTCTGACAAAGCACAATGTTTTATCCCGAAATTCTTGAAACTGACTACTTATAAGGCAAtg AGAGTCAGGATAGCAGCTCTAGAATGTTTaacaaattattgtaattacccGACGATTTTACTTAATATATACAAGCAAGATGTACTAGAAAAATTAGCATCATCGCTTGACGATCGAAAACGTTTAGTCCGAAAAGCTGCAGCGAAAGCCAGAACACAGTGGTTTTTGGTTGGTGCTCCAGGAGGGATTCAAGATTAA
- the Mms19 gene encoding MMS19 nucleotide excision repair protein isoform X2, with amino-acid sequence MASLASTVSRERFLNAFEKNETLNITCQEIASEIQSGHAKLYAVVEELGPFITDKDVNTREKGINALSSILSHLPKEYLNENELSFVTSFYCDRLKDHHSIIPSALKGILAIVQMKHLPRDSPERLFRVFFDNVQCQSQLVSDRRNIYLIFTTLLQNRIEDLKAMGPDFVYGVITCIDGERDPRNLMLLFSILPQFIQEFSLGHLTEEMFEVIACYFPVDFNPSGSEEVGITRDDLAEKLAPCLCAIPQFAEFCIPLITDKLFSNLKVAKLDSMNLLCKGIQTFGIKGIESHLTELWSALRKDIMPGVDLELKNASFKTVTAIIELISSNTKLCESFIDSIITDMKSSLYDVQLSMFRPAVKILECVATVNKESCVHVLKVIVPLCLGQYSVKTSIPDKIILIETLNGFIKISSEHGFHINSVPELSWTDIKQLYLNELSIQHKELQSWLLVGLTMQKLYLSKTHRNSLYEKLCSLIETTCNEMRTICHATFLAFASLYPEEISDVIREKFRLEIGEEAIEVQIRKLEVLAAVAKTYKLGIEVLPYIVSQMNAINPEISFTALTCLQRLVATKTIDYDIQHYLHNECSIIEKLTAINMSPVDWRLDLILNICRLIVRSLTFEEQESIVNKYSDILSKSISETDAVLIMNIFIPLRQNVNFTLGPDLLDNLCNLALSNTHSNVRSTTCKFIAVVLNKMNDHSECYQRVLLYFKEKIDISLQSNTNIDVKQAAVLLQIWLTKAVITKGSCDVEIFLNKLMNLFKHDQVGQQVAQEYKTLTSKQEDTLVQENFCTIRIFYKQRVFEHLIKNNHEFEDSSRQRYLTALVHLLEEVPVELLFMHLTKLVPLLIESLSLDNEQLIYSTLITLKVLLEAKHVIFSDKAQCFIPKFLKLTTYKAMRVRIAALECLTNYCNYPTILLNIYKQDVLEKLASSLDDRKRLVRKAAAKARTQWFLD; translated from the exons ATGGCTTCACTCGCAAGCACTGTTTCTAGAGAAAGATTTCTTAACGCTTTTGAAAAGAACGAAACACTGAATATAACATGCCAAGAGATCGCCTCAG AAATACAATCTGGACATGCAAAGCTTTACGCAGTTGTGGAAGAGCTTGGACCTTTTATTACAGACAAAGATGTTAATACACGAGAAAAGGGCATTAATGCTCTCTCATCTATTTTATCCCATTTACCCaaagaatatttgaatgaaaatgaattaagtTTTGTAACATCATTTTACTGTGATAGACTTAAAGATCATCATAGCATTATACCGTCAGCATTGAAAGGAATATTGGCAATT gttcaaatgaaacatttgcCTCGGGATTCACCCGAGCGTTTGTTCAGAGTTTTCTTTGACAATGTTCAATGTCAATCTCAGCTAGTGTCTGACCGTCGcaacatatatttaatatttacaacattACTACAGAATAGAATAGAAGACTTAAAAGCTATGGGACCAGACTTTGTTTATGGAGTTATTACCTGTATTGATGGAGAAAGAGACCCTAGAAATCTCATGCTATTATTCAGCATACTTCCACAGTTTATACAAGAATTTTCATTAGGTCACTTAACTGAAGAAATGTTTGAAGTCATTGCATGTTATTTTCCAGTTGACTTTAATCCT TCTGGATCAGAGGAGGTAGGAATAACACGCGATGATTTGGCAGAGAAATTGGCACCGTGTCTCTGTGCTATACCACAATTCGCTGAATTTTGTATACCGCTTATAACcgacaaattattttcaaatcttAAAGTTGCCAAATTAGACTCTATGAATTTGTTATGCAAAGGCATACAGACCTTTGGCATAAAAGGCATTGAATCACATTTAACAGAATTATGGTCTGCTTTGAGAAAAGACATTATGCCTGGTGTAGACTTAGAACTGAAAAATGCAAGTTTTAAAACAGTTACAGCTATCATTGAACTTATATCAAGTAATACTAAGCTTTGTGAAAGTTTCATTGATAGTATAATCACAGATATGAAGTCTTCTTTGTATGACGTACAACTGAGTATGTTTAGACCAGCTGTTAAAATATTAGAGTGTGTTGCAACAGTTAATAAGGAATCATGTGTACATGTGTTAAAAGTGATAGTACCACTATGTCTTGGTCAATATTCTGTCAAGACTTCAATAccagataaaattattttaattgaaacattgaatgGCTTCATAAAAATCAGTTCTGAACATGGATTTCATATCAACA GTGTTCCAGAGTTATCCTGGACAGATATAAAACAACTATACCTCAACGAACTATCAATACAGCATAAAGAATTACAGTCATGGCTACTAGTTGGTTTAACAATGCagaaattgtatttaagcaaaaCACATCGAAATTCCCTTTATGAGAAACTTTGCAGCCTGATCGAAACAACTTGTAATGAAATGAGAACAATTTGTCACGCGACTTTTCTAGCTTTTGCGTCGTTATACCCTGAGGAAATATCAGATGTAATAAGAGAAAAGTTTAGATTAGAAATTG GTGAAGAAGCCATAGAAGTACAAATTCGTAAGCTAGAAGTTTTAGCAGCTGTCGCTAAAACATACAAATTAGGTATTGAAGTACTTCCATACATTGTATCCCAGATGAATGCTATTAATCCTGAAATAAGCTTTACAGCTTTGACTTGTCTTCAGAGACTAGTTGCTACGAAAACTATTGATTATGATATTCAACATTACCTTCATAATGAATGCAgtatcattgaaaaattaacCGCTATTAATATGAGTCCTGTGGATTGGAGATTGGAtctgattttaaatatttgccgATTAATTGTACGAAGCCTTACGTTCGAAGAGCAAGAAAGCATTGTCAACAAATATTCTGATATTTTAAGCAAGAGCATTTCAGAAACTGATGCTGTTTTAATCATGAATATCTTCATTCCATTAAGGCAGAATGTGAATTTCACATTGGGTCCAGATTTGTTagataatttatgtaatttagctCTGAGCAACACTCATTCCAATGTAAGATCTACAACGTGTAAATTCATAGCTGTTGTTCTAAACAAAATGAACGATCATAGTGAATGCTATCAACGTGTGTTGTTATATTTTAAAGAGAAGATAGATATTAGTCTACAGTCAAATACTAATATCGATGTGAAACAAGCGGCAGTTCTTTTACAAATATGGTTAACGAAAGCTGTAATCACAAAAGGTTCCTgtgatgttgaaatatttttgaacaaa CTTATGAATCTTTTCAAACATGATCAAGTAGGTCAACAAGTGGCCcaagaatataaaactctaaCAAGTAAGCAGGAAGATACTTTAGTACAAGAAAATTTTTGTACCATCAGAATCTTTTATAAACAAAGAGTATTTgagcatttaattaaaaacaatcatGAGTTTGAAGACTCGTCAAGACAGAGATACCTAACTGCTTTAGTACACTTATTAGAGGAAGTGCCTGTGGAACTTCTATTTATGCATTTAACAAAG tTGGTACCACTTTTAATAGAATCCTTATCTCTTGACAATGAACAGTTAATCTATTCGACGTTAATAACGTTAAAAGTTTTACTGGAGGCTAAACATGTTATTTTCTCTGACAAAGCACAATGTTTTATCCCGAAATTCTTGAAACTGACTACTTATAAGGCAAtg AGAGTCAGGATAGCAGCTCTAGAATGTTTaacaaattattgtaattacccGACGATTTTACTTAATATATACAAGCAAGATGTACTAGAAAAATTAGCATCATCGCTTGACGATCGAAAACGTTTAGTCCGAAAAGCTGCAGCGAAAGCCAGAACACAGTGGTTTTTG GATTGA
- the Mms19 gene encoding MMS19 nucleotide excision repair protein isoform X4, whose translation MASLASTVSRERFLNAFEKNETLNITCQEIASEIQSGHAKLYAVVEELGPFITDKDVNTREKGINALSSILSHLPKEYLNENELSFVTSFYCDRLKDHHSIIPSALKGILAIVQMKHLPRDSPERLFRVFFDNVQCQSQLVSDRRNIYLIFTTLLQNRIEDLKAMGPDFVYGVITCIDGERDPRNLMLLFSILPQFIQEFSLGHLTEEMFEVIACYFPVDFNPSGSEEVGITRDDLAEKLAPCLCAIPQFAEFCIPLITDKLFSNLKVAKLDSMNLLCKGIQTFGIKGIESHLTELWSALRKDIMPGVDLELKNASFKTVTAIIELISSNTKLCESFIDSIITDMKSSLYDVQLSMFRPAVKILECVATVNKESCVHVLKVIVPLCLGQYSVKTSIPDKIILIETLNGFIKISSEHGFHINSVPELSWTDIKQLYLNELSIQHKELQSWLLVGLTMQKLYLSKTHRNSLYEKLCSLIETTCNEMRTICHATFLAFASLYPEEISDVIREKFRLEIGEEAIEVQIRKLEVLAAVAKTYKLGIEVLPYIVSQMNAINPEISFTALTCLQRLVATKTIDYDIQHYLHNECSIIEKLTAINMSPVDWRLDLILNICRLIVRSLTFEEQESIVNKYSDILSKSISETDAVLIMNIFIPLRQNVNFTLGPDLLDNLCNLALSNTHSNVRSTTCKFIAVVLNKMNDHSECYQRVLLYFKEKIDISLQSNTNIDVKQAAVLLQIWLTKAVITKGSCDVEIFLNKVNKWPKNIKL comes from the exons ATGGCTTCACTCGCAAGCACTGTTTCTAGAGAAAGATTTCTTAACGCTTTTGAAAAGAACGAAACACTGAATATAACATGCCAAGAGATCGCCTCAG AAATACAATCTGGACATGCAAAGCTTTACGCAGTTGTGGAAGAGCTTGGACCTTTTATTACAGACAAAGATGTTAATACACGAGAAAAGGGCATTAATGCTCTCTCATCTATTTTATCCCATTTACCCaaagaatatttgaatgaaaatgaattaagtTTTGTAACATCATTTTACTGTGATAGACTTAAAGATCATCATAGCATTATACCGTCAGCATTGAAAGGAATATTGGCAATT gttcaaatgaaacatttgcCTCGGGATTCACCCGAGCGTTTGTTCAGAGTTTTCTTTGACAATGTTCAATGTCAATCTCAGCTAGTGTCTGACCGTCGcaacatatatttaatatttacaacattACTACAGAATAGAATAGAAGACTTAAAAGCTATGGGACCAGACTTTGTTTATGGAGTTATTACCTGTATTGATGGAGAAAGAGACCCTAGAAATCTCATGCTATTATTCAGCATACTTCCACAGTTTATACAAGAATTTTCATTAGGTCACTTAACTGAAGAAATGTTTGAAGTCATTGCATGTTATTTTCCAGTTGACTTTAATCCT TCTGGATCAGAGGAGGTAGGAATAACACGCGATGATTTGGCAGAGAAATTGGCACCGTGTCTCTGTGCTATACCACAATTCGCTGAATTTTGTATACCGCTTATAACcgacaaattattttcaaatcttAAAGTTGCCAAATTAGACTCTATGAATTTGTTATGCAAAGGCATACAGACCTTTGGCATAAAAGGCATTGAATCACATTTAACAGAATTATGGTCTGCTTTGAGAAAAGACATTATGCCTGGTGTAGACTTAGAACTGAAAAATGCAAGTTTTAAAACAGTTACAGCTATCATTGAACTTATATCAAGTAATACTAAGCTTTGTGAAAGTTTCATTGATAGTATAATCACAGATATGAAGTCTTCTTTGTATGACGTACAACTGAGTATGTTTAGACCAGCTGTTAAAATATTAGAGTGTGTTGCAACAGTTAATAAGGAATCATGTGTACATGTGTTAAAAGTGATAGTACCACTATGTCTTGGTCAATATTCTGTCAAGACTTCAATAccagataaaattattttaattgaaacattgaatgGCTTCATAAAAATCAGTTCTGAACATGGATTTCATATCAACA GTGTTCCAGAGTTATCCTGGACAGATATAAAACAACTATACCTCAACGAACTATCAATACAGCATAAAGAATTACAGTCATGGCTACTAGTTGGTTTAACAATGCagaaattgtatttaagcaaaaCACATCGAAATTCCCTTTATGAGAAACTTTGCAGCCTGATCGAAACAACTTGTAATGAAATGAGAACAATTTGTCACGCGACTTTTCTAGCTTTTGCGTCGTTATACCCTGAGGAAATATCAGATGTAATAAGAGAAAAGTTTAGATTAGAAATTG GTGAAGAAGCCATAGAAGTACAAATTCGTAAGCTAGAAGTTTTAGCAGCTGTCGCTAAAACATACAAATTAGGTATTGAAGTACTTCCATACATTGTATCCCAGATGAATGCTATTAATCCTGAAATAAGCTTTACAGCTTTGACTTGTCTTCAGAGACTAGTTGCTACGAAAACTATTGATTATGATATTCAACATTACCTTCATAATGAATGCAgtatcattgaaaaattaacCGCTATTAATATGAGTCCTGTGGATTGGAGATTGGAtctgattttaaatatttgccgATTAATTGTACGAAGCCTTACGTTCGAAGAGCAAGAAAGCATTGTCAACAAATATTCTGATATTTTAAGCAAGAGCATTTCAGAAACTGATGCTGTTTTAATCATGAATATCTTCATTCCATTAAGGCAGAATGTGAATTTCACATTGGGTCCAGATTTGTTagataatttatgtaatttagctCTGAGCAACACTCATTCCAATGTAAGATCTACAACGTGTAAATTCATAGCTGTTGTTCTAAACAAAATGAACGATCATAGTGAATGCTATCAACGTGTGTTGTTATATTTTAAAGAGAAGATAGATATTAGTCTACAGTCAAATACTAATATCGATGTGAAACAAGCGGCAGTTCTTTTACAAATATGGTTAACGAAAGCTGTAATCACAAAAGGTTCCTgtgatgttgaaatatttttgaacaaa GTCAACAAGTGGCCcaagaatataaaactctaa
- the Mms19 gene encoding MMS19 nucleotide excision repair protein isoform X3, which yields MKHLPRDSPERLFRVFFDNVQCQSQLVSDRRNIYLIFTTLLQNRIEDLKAMGPDFVYGVITCIDGERDPRNLMLLFSILPQFIQEFSLGHLTEEMFEVIACYFPVDFNPSGSEEVGITRDDLAEKLAPCLCAIPQFAEFCIPLITDKLFSNLKVAKLDSMNLLCKGIQTFGIKGIESHLTELWSALRKDIMPGVDLELKNASFKTVTAIIELISSNTKLCESFIDSIITDMKSSLYDVQLSMFRPAVKILECVATVNKESCVHVLKVIVPLCLGQYSVKTSIPDKIILIETLNGFIKISSEHGFHINSVPELSWTDIKQLYLNELSIQHKELQSWLLVGLTMQKLYLSKTHRNSLYEKLCSLIETTCNEMRTICHATFLAFASLYPEEISDVIREKFRLEIGEEAIEVQIRKLEVLAAVAKTYKLGIEVLPYIVSQMNAINPEISFTALTCLQRLVATKTIDYDIQHYLHNECSIIEKLTAINMSPVDWRLDLILNICRLIVRSLTFEEQESIVNKYSDILSKSISETDAVLIMNIFIPLRQNVNFTLGPDLLDNLCNLALSNTHSNVRSTTCKFIAVVLNKMNDHSECYQRVLLYFKEKIDISLQSNTNIDVKQAAVLLQIWLTKAVITKGSCDVEIFLNKLMNLFKHDQVGQQVAQEYKTLTSKQEDTLVQENFCTIRIFYKQRVFEHLIKNNHEFEDSSRQRYLTALVHLLEEVPVELLFMHLTKLVPLLIESLSLDNEQLIYSTLITLKVLLEAKHVIFSDKAQCFIPKFLKLTTYKAMRVRIAALECLTNYCNYPTILLNIYKQDVLEKLASSLDDRKRLVRKAAAKARTQWFLVGAPGGIQD from the exons atgaaacatttgcCTCGGGATTCACCCGAGCGTTTGTTCAGAGTTTTCTTTGACAATGTTCAATGTCAATCTCAGCTAGTGTCTGACCGTCGcaacatatatttaatatttacaacattACTACAGAATAGAATAGAAGACTTAAAAGCTATGGGACCAGACTTTGTTTATGGAGTTATTACCTGTATTGATGGAGAAAGAGACCCTAGAAATCTCATGCTATTATTCAGCATACTTCCACAGTTTATACAAGAATTTTCATTAGGTCACTTAACTGAAGAAATGTTTGAAGTCATTGCATGTTATTTTCCAGTTGACTTTAATCCT TCTGGATCAGAGGAGGTAGGAATAACACGCGATGATTTGGCAGAGAAATTGGCACCGTGTCTCTGTGCTATACCACAATTCGCTGAATTTTGTATACCGCTTATAACcgacaaattattttcaaatcttAAAGTTGCCAAATTAGACTCTATGAATTTGTTATGCAAAGGCATACAGACCTTTGGCATAAAAGGCATTGAATCACATTTAACAGAATTATGGTCTGCTTTGAGAAAAGACATTATGCCTGGTGTAGACTTAGAACTGAAAAATGCAAGTTTTAAAACAGTTACAGCTATCATTGAACTTATATCAAGTAATACTAAGCTTTGTGAAAGTTTCATTGATAGTATAATCACAGATATGAAGTCTTCTTTGTATGACGTACAACTGAGTATGTTTAGACCAGCTGTTAAAATATTAGAGTGTGTTGCAACAGTTAATAAGGAATCATGTGTACATGTGTTAAAAGTGATAGTACCACTATGTCTTGGTCAATATTCTGTCAAGACTTCAATAccagataaaattattttaattgaaacattgaatgGCTTCATAAAAATCAGTTCTGAACATGGATTTCATATCAACA GTGTTCCAGAGTTATCCTGGACAGATATAAAACAACTATACCTCAACGAACTATCAATACAGCATAAAGAATTACAGTCATGGCTACTAGTTGGTTTAACAATGCagaaattgtatttaagcaaaaCACATCGAAATTCCCTTTATGAGAAACTTTGCAGCCTGATCGAAACAACTTGTAATGAAATGAGAACAATTTGTCACGCGACTTTTCTAGCTTTTGCGTCGTTATACCCTGAGGAAATATCAGATGTAATAAGAGAAAAGTTTAGATTAGAAATTG GTGAAGAAGCCATAGAAGTACAAATTCGTAAGCTAGAAGTTTTAGCAGCTGTCGCTAAAACATACAAATTAGGTATTGAAGTACTTCCATACATTGTATCCCAGATGAATGCTATTAATCCTGAAATAAGCTTTACAGCTTTGACTTGTCTTCAGAGACTAGTTGCTACGAAAACTATTGATTATGATATTCAACATTACCTTCATAATGAATGCAgtatcattgaaaaattaacCGCTATTAATATGAGTCCTGTGGATTGGAGATTGGAtctgattttaaatatttgccgATTAATTGTACGAAGCCTTACGTTCGAAGAGCAAGAAAGCATTGTCAACAAATATTCTGATATTTTAAGCAAGAGCATTTCAGAAACTGATGCTGTTTTAATCATGAATATCTTCATTCCATTAAGGCAGAATGTGAATTTCACATTGGGTCCAGATTTGTTagataatttatgtaatttagctCTGAGCAACACTCATTCCAATGTAAGATCTACAACGTGTAAATTCATAGCTGTTGTTCTAAACAAAATGAACGATCATAGTGAATGCTATCAACGTGTGTTGTTATATTTTAAAGAGAAGATAGATATTAGTCTACAGTCAAATACTAATATCGATGTGAAACAAGCGGCAGTTCTTTTACAAATATGGTTAACGAAAGCTGTAATCACAAAAGGTTCCTgtgatgttgaaatatttttgaacaaa CTTATGAATCTTTTCAAACATGATCAAGTAGGTCAACAAGTGGCCcaagaatataaaactctaaCAAGTAAGCAGGAAGATACTTTAGTACAAGAAAATTTTTGTACCATCAGAATCTTTTATAAACAAAGAGTATTTgagcatttaattaaaaacaatcatGAGTTTGAAGACTCGTCAAGACAGAGATACCTAACTGCTTTAGTACACTTATTAGAGGAAGTGCCTGTGGAACTTCTATTTATGCATTTAACAAAG tTGGTACCACTTTTAATAGAATCCTTATCTCTTGACAATGAACAGTTAATCTATTCGACGTTAATAACGTTAAAAGTTTTACTGGAGGCTAAACATGTTATTTTCTCTGACAAAGCACAATGTTTTATCCCGAAATTCTTGAAACTGACTACTTATAAGGCAAtg AGAGTCAGGATAGCAGCTCTAGAATGTTTaacaaattattgtaattacccGACGATTTTACTTAATATATACAAGCAAGATGTACTAGAAAAATTAGCATCATCGCTTGACGATCGAAAACGTTTAGTCCGAAAAGCTGCAGCGAAAGCCAGAACACAGTGGTTTTTGGTTGGTGCTCCAGGAGGGATTCAAGATTAA